The proteins below are encoded in one region of Gaiella occulta:
- the rhaD gene encoding bifunctional rhamnulose-1-phosphate aldolase/short-chain dehydrogenase, protein MTNQSERRVESGASTGGIPSPADLWDAAAAAGLSGVEEVVYRSNLLGADRALANQGGGNTSAKGVTVDHAGRETRTLWVKGSGTDLATITAVGFAALRVDEILPLRARARMDDGEMVDHLRRCALAPDQPRPSIEALLHAFVPAAHVDHTHPDAIIALTSSPNGHRLVEEAFGDEAVWLGYQRPGFDMSRRIAELLEASPSARAVLLEKHGLVTWGETSEEAYHNTLEFVARAAEALNAAAGDRFGLGGQRVRSLDDREAEDLLAASLPALRGALLADTDGLVLEVDRSAASVSFVSSQRGPAVSQVGAPCPDHLINTKHKPLVVDFDPDRHSAADLAEAFRRGVEEYAAWYREYYERNLTDESRPFPIDPAGPRVVLVPGVGIVASGADAGRARFSRDLYQRAVVVEAAAEAAGGFRSLSEAEAFAVEYWPLERYKLTQAPPRGELAGKIALVTGGASGIGRAAARRLAELGAHVVVADLNVEGASAVAQEICERRGGRRALAVPVDVTSEEAVAEMVRQAVLSYGGLDILVCSAGISTSAAITETTVADWERNYSILVRGYFLAAREAFRVLIEQGAGGSIVFVGSKNALVAGKNAAAYSSAKAATLHLARCLAEEGGSCGIRVNTVNPDAVIEGSSIWSSDWQAARARTYGVSEEELPAFYRARTTLGVNVDAEDVAEAIVFFASNRSSKSTGNVVNVDGGVAAAYPR, encoded by the coding sequence ATGACCAACCAGTCGGAGAGGAGGGTCGAGAGCGGCGCGAGCACCGGCGGCATCCCGAGTCCCGCCGATCTGTGGGATGCGGCCGCCGCCGCGGGCCTGAGCGGCGTCGAGGAGGTCGTGTACCGCTCAAACCTGCTCGGCGCCGACCGCGCGCTCGCCAACCAGGGCGGCGGGAACACGTCGGCAAAGGGCGTCACGGTCGACCACGCCGGCCGTGAGACGCGGACGCTGTGGGTCAAGGGGTCGGGCACCGACCTCGCGACGATCACCGCTGTCGGCTTCGCCGCGCTGCGCGTGGACGAGATCCTGCCGCTCCGCGCGCGCGCGCGCATGGACGACGGGGAGATGGTCGACCACCTGCGGCGCTGCGCGCTCGCGCCCGACCAGCCCCGACCGTCGATCGAGGCGCTCCTGCACGCGTTCGTCCCGGCCGCTCACGTCGACCACACCCATCCGGACGCGATCATCGCCCTCACCTCGTCGCCGAACGGGCACCGGCTCGTCGAGGAGGCCTTTGGTGACGAGGCGGTCTGGCTCGGGTATCAGCGGCCGGGCTTCGACATGTCGAGGCGGATCGCCGAGCTCCTCGAGGCGAGCCCGAGTGCGCGCGCCGTCCTGCTCGAGAAGCATGGCCTCGTCACGTGGGGCGAGACGAGCGAGGAGGCCTACCACAACACGCTCGAGTTCGTCGCGCGCGCGGCCGAGGCGCTCAACGCTGCCGCGGGCGACCGCTTCGGCCTGGGTGGGCAGCGCGTACGATCGCTCGACGACCGCGAGGCCGAGGACCTGCTCGCCGCATCCCTGCCGGCGCTGCGTGGCGCGCTACTCGCGGACACTGACGGCCTCGTGCTCGAGGTCGACCGCAGCGCCGCGTCCGTCTCCTTTGTCTCGTCCCAGCGCGGCCCCGCGGTCAGCCAGGTGGGTGCTCCCTGCCCCGACCACCTCATCAACACCAAGCACAAGCCGCTCGTCGTGGACTTCGACCCCGACCGGCACTCGGCCGCGGACCTGGCGGAGGCGTTCCGGCGCGGCGTCGAGGAGTACGCGGCCTGGTACCGCGAGTACTACGAGCGGAACCTCACCGACGAGAGCCGGCCTTTCCCGATCGACCCGGCGGGCCCGCGCGTCGTCCTCGTCCCCGGGGTCGGGATCGTGGCGAGCGGCGCCGACGCCGGCAGGGCACGGTTCTCGCGCGACCTCTACCAGCGGGCCGTCGTCGTCGAGGCCGCGGCCGAGGCGGCGGGCGGCTTCCGCTCGCTGAGCGAGGCGGAGGCGTTCGCGGTCGAGTACTGGCCGCTCGAGCGCTACAAGCTTACGCAGGCGCCGCCGCGCGGCGAGCTCGCCGGCAAGATAGCCCTCGTCACGGGCGGTGCAAGCGGGATCGGCCGCGCGGCGGCGCGGCGGCTCGCGGAGCTCGGCGCGCACGTCGTCGTGGCCGACCTGAACGTGGAGGGCGCTAGCGCGGTGGCGCAGGAGATCTGCGAGCGCCGGGGCGGGCGTCGCGCGCTCGCCGTCCCCGTCGACGTGACGAGCGAGGAGGCGGTCGCCGAGATGGTGCGGCAGGCTGTGCTCTCCTACGGCGGCCTCGACATTCTCGTCTGCTCCGCCGGGATCTCCACGAGCGCGGCGATCACCGAGACGACCGTGGCCGACTGGGAGCGGAACTACTCGATCCTCGTCCGCGGCTATTTCCTGGCCGCGCGCGAGGCCTTCCGCGTGCTCATCGAACAGGGCGCCGGCGGATCGATCGTCTTCGTCGGGTCGAAGAACGCGCTCGTCGCTGGCAAGAACGCAGCCGCCTACTCGTCCGCCAAAGCGGCGACCCTGCACCTCGCGCGCTGTCTGGCCGAGGAGGGCGGGTCGTGCGGGATCCGCGTCAACACGGTGAACCCCGACGCGGTGATCGAGGGCTCGAGCATCTGGTCCTCGGACTGGCAGGCCGCGCGCGCGAGGACGTACGGCGTGAGCGAGGAGGAGCTGCCCGCGTTCTACCGCGCGCGGACGACGCTCGGCGTCAACGTCGACGCCGAGGACGTGGCCGAGGCGATCGTCTTCTTCGCCAGCAACCGCTCGTCGAAGTCGACGGGCAACGTCGTCAACGTGGATGGGGGGGTCGCCGCCGCCTACCCGCGCTGA
- a CDS encoding phosphoribulokinase: MPRPIILGVVGDSAAGKTTLTRGLVRVLGEENVTHVCTDDYHRFDRKQRAERNLTPLHPDCNYVDVIAQHLGHLRAGEPILKPIYTHSDGTFGAPVYVKPARFTVVEGLLGYHTEAMRQVYDVRVFLSPPEELRRAWKVRRDCSRRGYTTDQVLAELDRREADSEAFIRPQERYADIVVRYLPSGDRDQEHLDAELVLRSSLRHPDLSGLVDGDAGITLSERSDEVILRVSGSVEPETAAEIEEAIWERMHFASHLRSERLGEFTIGTDLHRSESLAVIQVLILYHLITAKASLALGGDGTRAPSGIPEAVHT; the protein is encoded by the coding sequence ATGCCACGACCGATCATCCTCGGCGTCGTCGGCGACTCGGCGGCAGGCAAGACGACCCTCACCCGGGGCCTCGTTCGCGTGCTCGGCGAGGAAAACGTGACCCACGTGTGCACCGACGACTACCACCGCTTCGACCGCAAGCAGCGCGCCGAGAGAAATCTCACGCCCCTTCACCCCGACTGCAACTACGTCGACGTGATCGCCCAGCACCTCGGTCACCTGCGTGCAGGAGAGCCGATCCTGAAGCCGATCTATACGCACAGCGACGGGACGTTCGGGGCCCCGGTCTACGTCAAGCCGGCCCGCTTCACGGTCGTCGAGGGTCTGCTCGGCTACCACACGGAGGCGATGCGGCAGGTCTACGACGTCCGCGTCTTCCTCTCCCCGCCCGAGGAGCTGCGCCGCGCCTGGAAGGTGCGGCGCGACTGCTCGCGCCGCGGGTATACGACCGACCAGGTGCTCGCCGAGCTCGACCGGCGCGAGGCCGACTCGGAGGCGTTCATCCGGCCGCAGGAGCGGTACGCCGACATCGTCGTGCGCTACCTGCCGAGCGGCGACCGCGACCAGGAGCACCTCGACGCGGAGCTCGTGCTCCGCTCGAGCCTGCGTCACCCCGATCTGAGCGGGCTCGTCGACGGCGACGCCGGGATCACCCTGAGCGAGCGCAGCGACGAGGTGATCCTCCGTGTCTCGGGCTCGGTCGAGCCCGAGACGGCCGCGGAGATCGAGGAGGCGATCTGGGAGCGGATGCATTTCGCGAGCCATCTCCGCTCGGAGCGGCTCGGGGAGTTCACGATCGGCACCGACCTCCATCGCTCGGAATCGCTCGCCGTGATCCAGGTGCTGATCCTCTACCACCTGATCACCGCGAAGGCGAGCCTCGCACTCGGCGGCGACGGGACTCGAGCGCCGTCCGGGATTCCGGAGGCCGTCCACACCTGA
- the cbbX gene encoding CbbX protein — MAGPAPVEADLGAVLAETSVVEVLNQLDRDLVGLEPVKTRIREIAALLVVDRLRTEVGLASERPSLHMSFTGNPGTGKTTVALRIADILHRLGYIEKPQVVACTRDDLVGQYVGHTAPKTKEVLKRAFGGVLFIDEAYYLYRPENERDYGQEAIEILLQVMEAERDRLVVVLAGYRDRMDDFFRSNPGLSSRVAHHIDFPDYDLEELMAIAELMLEQQSYRFSEEARETFREYLELRVGRPRFSHARSVRNAIDRARLRQANRLFAQGGRLSVDELTTILPEDIRKSSLFGNDVPEPVGPARSAA, encoded by the coding sequence GTGGCCGGGCCCGCACCCGTCGAGGCCGACCTGGGAGCCGTGCTCGCCGAGACGAGCGTCGTCGAGGTGCTGAACCAGCTCGACCGCGACCTCGTCGGCCTCGAGCCGGTGAAGACGCGGATCCGCGAAATCGCCGCGCTGCTCGTCGTCGACCGGCTCCGCACCGAGGTCGGGCTCGCCTCGGAGCGGCCGTCGCTCCACATGTCCTTCACGGGGAACCCGGGCACGGGCAAGACCACGGTCGCGCTGCGGATCGCGGACATTCTCCACCGGCTCGGCTACATCGAGAAGCCACAGGTCGTCGCCTGTACGCGCGACGACCTCGTCGGTCAGTACGTCGGCCACACCGCGCCGAAGACGAAGGAGGTGCTGAAGCGCGCCTTCGGGGGTGTCCTCTTCATCGACGAGGCCTACTACCTCTACCGCCCCGAGAACGAGCGTGACTACGGGCAGGAGGCGATCGAGATCCTGCTCCAGGTGATGGAGGCCGAGCGCGACCGGCTCGTCGTCGTCCTCGCCGGCTACCGCGACCGGATGGACGACTTCTTCCGCTCGAACCCGGGGCTGAGCTCGCGCGTCGCACACCACATCGACTTTCCCGACTACGACCTCGAAGAGCTGATGGCGATCGCCGAGCTGATGCTCGAGCAGCAGAGCTACCGGTTCTCGGAGGAGGCGCGCGAGACATTCCGCGAGTACCTCGAGTTGCGAGTCGGGCGGCCACGGTTCTCGCACGCGCGCAGCGTCCGCAACGCGATCGACCGCGCGCGGCTGCGGCAGGCGAACCGGCTGTTCGCGCAAGGCGGCCGGCTCTCCGTCGACGAGCTGACGACGATCCTGCCCGAAGACATCCGCAAGAGCAGCCTGTTCGGCAACGACGTCCCGGAGCCCGTCGGGCCCGCGCGGAGCGCCGCCTGA
- a CDS encoding ribulose bisphosphate carboxylase small subunit, with protein sequence MRLTQGTFSYLPDLTDEQIEAQLRYALGNGWSISIEYTDDPHPRNAYWEMWGMPLFDLTPDDVESAMREVRACREGFPSHYVKVTAYDASYTRQTTALAFIVNRPAVEPGFRLDRTDAHDRVVRYGLRAYATAQPPGRRYGEGDA encoded by the coding sequence ATGCGACTCACCCAGGGCACGTTCTCGTACCTTCCCGACCTGACCGACGAGCAGATCGAGGCGCAGCTGCGATACGCGCTCGGCAACGGCTGGTCGATCTCGATCGAGTACACCGACGATCCCCACCCGCGGAACGCCTACTGGGAGATGTGGGGCATGCCGCTGTTCGACCTGACGCCCGACGATGTCGAATCGGCGATGCGCGAGGTGCGCGCGTGCCGCGAGGGGTTTCCCTCGCATTACGTCAAGGTGACCGCATACGACGCGTCGTACACGCGCCAGACGACCGCACTCGCCTTTATCGTCAACCGGCCCGCGGTCGAGCCGGGGTTCCGCCTCGACCGCACGGACGCGCACGATCGCGTCGTTCGCTACGGTCTTCGCGCCTATGCGACGGCGCAGCCGCCCGGGCGGCGCTACGGCGAAGGGGATGCGTGA
- a CDS encoding form I ribulose bisphosphate carboxylase large subunit, producing MTPTPVSANGPPKDRWSAGVTPYAEMGYYDADYEPKDTDILAAFRITPQPGIDAIEAAAAVAGESSTATWTVVWTDRLTDYQHYQAKAYSVEPVPGVEGQYIARIAYDLDLFEEGSIANMTSSIIGNVFGFKALRALRLEDLRIPPHYVKTFQGPPHGIVMEREYLDKFGRPLLGATVKPKLGLSAKNYGRVVYEALRGGLDFTKDDENINSQPFMRWRDRFVYTMEAVHKASAATGEIKGHYMNVTAASMEEMYERAEFAKELGSVIIMMDLTVGYTAMTSMSKWARANGVILHLHRAGHGTYTRQKNHGVSFRVIAKWCRLLGVDHIHAGTVVGKLEGDPSMVKGYYDTLRENVVKENPETGIYFDQDWASMPGVMPVASGGIHAGQMHQLLHYLGEDVVLQFGGGTIGHPMGIAAGATANRVAVEAMIQARNEGREFFEEGPDILAKAAKGCPELDAALEIWKDITFNFESTDTPDRVVTPTVG from the coding sequence ATGACACCGACACCTGTTTCGGCGAACGGCCCGCCGAAGGACCGCTGGTCGGCCGGTGTGACGCCGTACGCGGAGATGGGCTACTACGACGCGGACTACGAGCCGAAGGACACTGACATCCTGGCGGCGTTCAGGATCACCCCGCAGCCGGGAATCGACGCGATCGAGGCCGCGGCGGCGGTCGCCGGCGAGTCGTCGACCGCGACCTGGACCGTCGTCTGGACAGACAGGCTGACCGATTACCAGCACTACCAGGCGAAGGCGTACAGCGTCGAGCCCGTCCCCGGCGTCGAGGGCCAGTACATCGCGCGGATCGCCTATGACCTCGACCTCTTCGAGGAGGGCTCGATCGCGAACATGACCTCGTCGATCATCGGCAACGTCTTCGGGTTCAAGGCGCTCCGCGCGCTGCGGCTCGAAGATCTGCGCATCCCGCCGCATTACGTCAAGACGTTCCAGGGACCGCCGCACGGGATCGTGATGGAGCGCGAGTACCTCGACAAGTTCGGGCGGCCGCTGCTCGGCGCGACCGTCAAGCCGAAGCTCGGGCTCTCGGCGAAGAACTACGGCCGGGTCGTCTACGAGGCGCTCCGAGGCGGGCTCGATTTCACGAAGGACGACGAGAACATCAACTCGCAGCCGTTCATGCGCTGGCGCGACCGGTTCGTCTACACGATGGAGGCCGTGCACAAGGCCTCGGCCGCGACCGGCGAGATCAAGGGCCACTACATGAACGTGACGGCCGCGTCGATGGAGGAGATGTACGAGCGCGCCGAGTTCGCGAAGGAGCTCGGCAGCGTGATCATCATGATGGACCTCACGGTCGGGTACACGGCGATGACGTCGATGTCGAAGTGGGCCCGGGCAAACGGCGTCATCCTCCACCTCCATCGGGCCGGGCACGGCACCTACACGCGCCAGAAGAACCACGGCGTCAGCTTCCGGGTGATCGCCAAGTGGTGCCGCCTGCTCGGCGTCGACCACATCCACGCGGGCACCGTCGTCGGCAAGCTCGAGGGCGACCCGAGCATGGTCAAGGGGTACTACGACACGCTGCGCGAGAACGTCGTCAAGGAGAACCCGGAGACGGGCATCTACTTCGACCAGGACTGGGCCTCGATGCCGGGCGTCATGCCCGTCGCCTCGGGCGGCATCCACGCAGGGCAGATGCATCAACTGCTCCACTACCTGGGCGAGGACGTCGTGCTGCAGTTCGGCGGCGGGACGATCGGACATCCCATGGGGATCGCTGCCGGCGCGACCGCGAACCGCGTCGCCGTCGAAGCGATGATCCAGGCCCGCAACGAGGGCCGCGAGTTCTTCGAGGAGGGGCCGGATATCCTCGCGAAGGCGGCGAAGGGCTGCCCGGAGCTCGACGCCGCACTCGAGATCTGGAAGGACATCACGTTCAACTTCGAGTCGACCGACACGCCGGATCGCGTCGTCACCCCGACGGTCGGTTGA